A genome region from Anopheles stephensi strain Indian chromosome 2, UCI_ANSTEP_V1.0, whole genome shotgun sequence includes the following:
- the LOC118502667 gene encoding tissue inhibitor of metalloproteinase isoform X1 produces the protein MPLPVVRSAGLGREPQPGSGTCYLQMRLSPSTSKLKASPRENQTTMKANRSLPMLAVVALGLLTVLLPTTESCSCYQQHPQTAFCDSQYVIIAQVLRRTASNDRALDAYKIAIKKEYKMSDEARQQLRHGKLYTHAMGSMCGIKLEPNKLYAIASNSAQVGLCDFVRPYSELSIVEKRGLAGIYRKGCKCKIDVCTRPKCTQKVGSCSWSPYSTCETSNSSCVPTGIVNEDGTPIKCHWRRSLRYMQCLAKNGGK, from the exons ATGCCGCTTCCAGTAGTCCGGTCGGCCGGTCTAGGTAGGGAACCCCAGCCCGGGTCCGGGACCTGTTATTTGCAAATGAGGCTCTCCCCATCAACATCAAAGCTAAAAGCTAGCCCACG TGAAAATCAGACCACAATGAAGGCTAATCGTTCGTTACCGATGCTGGCAGTGGTGGCCCTCGGTCTGCTGACGGTATTGCTTCCCACGACAGAATCCTGCAGTTGCTATCAACAGCATCCCCAGACGGCCTTCTGCGACTCACAATACG TGATCATTGCACAAGTGCTTCGCCGTACCGCGTCCAACGATCGCGCGCTGgatgcgtacaagattgctaTCAAGAAAGAGTACAAG ATGAGTGACGAGGCTCGACAACAACTGCGCCACGGTAAACTCTACACACACGCGATGGGTTCGATGTGTGGCATCAAGCTGGAACCGAACAAGCTGTACGCGATCGCATCCAACAGTGCACAGGTCGGTTTGTGTGACTTCGTTCGCCCGTACTCGGAACTGTCGATCGTGGAAAAGCGTGGACTTGCCGGGATCTATCGTAAAGGCTGCAAGTGCAAGATTGACGTGTGCACTCGCCCCAAATGCACTCAGAAAGTTGGATCCTGCAGCTGGTCACCGTATAGTACCTGCGAAACGAGCAACAGTTCGTGCGTGCCGACCGGTATTGTTAACGAGGACGGAACACCGATCAAGTGCCACTGGCGTCGATCACTACGGTACATGCAGTGTTTGGCTAAGAATGGTGGCAAGTAA
- the LOC118502666 gene encoding synapsin, whose product MPGGPPNIPPPPAPGTAGSVSPGGPVPPGSAPPTGGPELSLSFGKGPAQRGTSAPSSPAKSRESLLQRVQSLTGAARDQGASIIGAAVSTASRVQPFNRDKCFTLLVVDDQNTDWSKYFRGKRLHSDYDIRVEQAEFREIMLTASADSGPMVGCNRGGSKQAKPFRPDFILVRQPPRDGSKDYRSTLLGLKYGGVPSINSLHSLYQFQDKPWVFAHLLQLQRRLGRDAFPLVEQTFFPNPKDMFTWTRFPCVLKAGHCHGGKATAKLDNPGALQDAAGLLCGTGLSDNGSYCSLEPYIDAKFDVHIQKIGSTYKAFMRKSISGNWKTNQGSAMLEQIPMTEKYKTWVDEVSELFGGMEVCGVAVIVSKEGKEFIISAADSTFPLMGDSQEEDRRQIADLVVGRMQNVCRPSMMTKAVSRSSISSRGTSPTEDAPPVPIGTRPVPVGGGPPPIPERTTPGVGSIGRHGSFSSQSGEPPEQPSERAPTLNSVGRRDSQASQSSSVSGISSASAARSAAGKAPPANATGAPSVVEDAEDTMKNLRKTFAGIFGDM is encoded by the exons ATGCCCGGCGGTCCGCCGAACATTCCGCCACCGCCGGCCCCCGGTACGGCCGGTTCGGTATCGCCGGGCGGTCCCGTACCGCCCGGTTCCGCACCACCGACCGGTGGTCCGGAGCTGTCGCTAAGCTTTGGCAAGGGTCCGGCCCAGCGTGGCACGAGCGCACCCTCGAGCCCGGCCAAATCGCGTGAAAGTTTGCTGCAGCGCGTACAAAGCTTAACCGGGGCGGCCCGCGATCAGGGTGCGTCCATTATAG GAGCGGCCGTTTCGACTGCTAGCCGGGTTCAGCCGTTCAATCGGGACAAGTGCTTCACGCTGCTCGTCGTCGACGATCAGAACACGGACTGGTCGAAGTATTTCCGCGGCAAACGGCTGCACAGCGACTACGATATTCGTGTCGAGCAGGCCGAGTTTCGTGAGATTATGCTGACGGCCAGCGCCGACTCGGGACCGATGGTTGGCTGCAACCGGGGCGGTTCGAAGCAGGCGAAACCGTTCCGTCCGGACTTTATACTGGTGCGTCAGCCGCCGCGCGATGGCTCGAAGGACTATCGGTCGACGCTGCTCGGGTTGAAGTATGGCGGTGTGCCGAGCATCAACTCGCTGCACTCGCTGTACCAGTTCCAG GACAAACCGTGGGTATTCGCTCATCTGCTGCAACTTCAGCGCCGTCTCGGTCGCGATGCGTTCCCACTGGTCGAGCAGACGTTCTTCCCGAACCCGAAAGACATG TTCACCTGGACACGGTTCCCATGCGTGCTGAAGGCAGGCCACTGTCACGGTGGCAAAGCTACCGCCAAGCTCGACAACCCCGGAGCGCTTCAAGATGCGGCGGGCCTGCTGTGCGGTACCGGCCTGTCCGACAACGGGTCCTACTGTAGCCTGGAGCCGTACATCGACGCCAAGTTTGACGTTCACATCCAGAAGATCGGTAGCACCTACAAGGCGTTCAT GAGAAAATCCATTTCCGGCAACTGGAAGACGAACCAGGGCTCGGCAATGCTCGAGCAGATCCCGATGACGGAGAAGTACAAAACCTGGGTCGATGAG GTGTCCGAGCTGTTCGGTGGTATGGAGGTGTGCGGTGTGGCGGTGATCGTCTCGAAGGAGGGCAAAGAGTTTATCATCAGCGCCGCCGACTCGACGTTCCCGCTGATGGGCGACAGCCAGGAAGAGGATCGCCGCCAGATTGCGGATCTCGTCGTCGGACGCATGCAG AATGTTTGCCGACCGTCCATGATGACGAAGGCCGTTTCGCGTAGTTCGATCTCGTCGCGTGGCACTAGCCCAACGGAGGATGCACCGCCGGTTCCGATCGGTACGCGCCCGGTACCGGTCGGCGGTGGTCCACCGCCGATTCCGGAACGTACCACACCCGGTGTCGGGTCGATCGGGCGTCACGGTAGTTTTAGCAGCCAGTCGGGTGAGCCACCGGAGCAACCGTCCGAAAGGGCACCCACTCTGAACTCTGTGGGACGGCGCGATTCGCAAG CATCCCAATCGAGCAGTGTGTCGGGCATATCGTCCGCTTCGGCCGCCCGTTCCGCTGCCGGCAAGGCTCCACCGGCGAACGCAACCGGCGCCCCGTCGGTGGTCGAGGACGCGGAGGATACGATGAAAAATCTCCGCAAAACGTTTGCCGGCATCTTCGGTGACATGTAG
- the LOC118502667 gene encoding tissue inhibitor of metalloproteinase isoform X2, translating to MRNNAASSSPVGRSSENQTTMKANRSLPMLAVVALGLLTVLLPTTESCSCYQQHPQTAFCDSQYVIIAQVLRRTASNDRALDAYKIAIKKEYKMSDEARQQLRHGKLYTHAMGSMCGIKLEPNKLYAIASNSAQVGLCDFVRPYSELSIVEKRGLAGIYRKGCKCKIDVCTRPKCTQKVGSCSWSPYSTCETSNSSCVPTGIVNEDGTPIKCHWRRSLRYMQCLAKNGGK from the exons ATGAGAAACAATGCCGCTTCCAGTAGTCCGGTCGGCCGGTCTAG TGAAAATCAGACCACAATGAAGGCTAATCGTTCGTTACCGATGCTGGCAGTGGTGGCCCTCGGTCTGCTGACGGTATTGCTTCCCACGACAGAATCCTGCAGTTGCTATCAACAGCATCCCCAGACGGCCTTCTGCGACTCACAATACG TGATCATTGCACAAGTGCTTCGCCGTACCGCGTCCAACGATCGCGCGCTGgatgcgtacaagattgctaTCAAGAAAGAGTACAAG ATGAGTGACGAGGCTCGACAACAACTGCGCCACGGTAAACTCTACACACACGCGATGGGTTCGATGTGTGGCATCAAGCTGGAACCGAACAAGCTGTACGCGATCGCATCCAACAGTGCACAGGTCGGTTTGTGTGACTTCGTTCGCCCGTACTCGGAACTGTCGATCGTGGAAAAGCGTGGACTTGCCGGGATCTATCGTAAAGGCTGCAAGTGCAAGATTGACGTGTGCACTCGCCCCAAATGCACTCAGAAAGTTGGATCCTGCAGCTGGTCACCGTATAGTACCTGCGAAACGAGCAACAGTTCGTGCGTGCCGACCGGTATTGTTAACGAGGACGGAACACCGATCAAGTGCCACTGGCGTCGATCACTACGGTACATGCAGTGTTTGGCTAAGAATGGTGGCAAGTAA
- the LOC118502750 gene encoding UPF0691 protein C9orf116 homolog, producing the protein MWWEMDSENQKISEQALNTADIYKGLSLPKRIDSPYQFTGYGSQQEGRNPIYRTSNADYGYYPPCPHTVPHKYFPKSHKFTGHLYQCGMFRNYSLNTAVDRPYCKFNE; encoded by the exons ATGTGGTGGGAAATGGATAGTGAAAATCAGAAGATTAGCGAGCAAGCGCTCAATACGGCGGATATCTACAAGGGTCtttcgctgccgaagcgtatTGATAGTCCGT ATCAATTCACCGGGTATGGATCACAGCAGGAAGGGCGTAATCCGATCTATCGTACCTCAAACGCTGACTACGGCTACTATCCACCCTGTCCGCATACTGTACCCCACAA ATACTTTCCAAAGTCCCATAAATTTACTGGCCATCTTTATCAGTGCGGTATGTTCCGTAATTATTCACTGAACACTGCCGTGGATCGTCCGTATTGTAAATTCAACGAATAG
- the LOC118502667 gene encoding tissue inhibitor of metalloproteinase isoform X3, with product MKANRSLPMLAVVALGLLTVLLPTTESCSCYQQHPQTAFCDSQYVIIAQVLRRTASNDRALDAYKIAIKKEYKMSDEARQQLRHGKLYTHAMGSMCGIKLEPNKLYAIASNSAQVGLCDFVRPYSELSIVEKRGLAGIYRKGCKCKIDVCTRPKCTQKVGSCSWSPYSTCETSNSSCVPTGIVNEDGTPIKCHWRRSLRYMQCLAKNGGK from the exons ATGAAGGCTAATCGTTCGTTACCGATGCTGGCAGTGGTGGCCCTCGGTCTGCTGACGGTATTGCTTCCCACGACAGAATCCTGCAGTTGCTATCAACAGCATCCCCAGACGGCCTTCTGCGACTCACAATACG TGATCATTGCACAAGTGCTTCGCCGTACCGCGTCCAACGATCGCGCGCTGgatgcgtacaagattgctaTCAAGAAAGAGTACAAG ATGAGTGACGAGGCTCGACAACAACTGCGCCACGGTAAACTCTACACACACGCGATGGGTTCGATGTGTGGCATCAAGCTGGAACCGAACAAGCTGTACGCGATCGCATCCAACAGTGCACAGGTCGGTTTGTGTGACTTCGTTCGCCCGTACTCGGAACTGTCGATCGTGGAAAAGCGTGGACTTGCCGGGATCTATCGTAAAGGCTGCAAGTGCAAGATTGACGTGTGCACTCGCCCCAAATGCACTCAGAAAGTTGGATCCTGCAGCTGGTCACCGTATAGTACCTGCGAAACGAGCAACAGTTCGTGCGTGCCGACCGGTATTGTTAACGAGGACGGAACACCGATCAAGTGCCACTGGCGTCGATCACTACGGTACATGCAGTGTTTGGCTAAGAATGGTGGCAAGTAA